The Malus domestica chromosome 10, GDT2T_hap1 nucleotide sequence AAACTCTCACTATATATTCAGTAGTAGTACTCAGAGAACTAAATACTCTCGATTATCTTCTTCTCCTACCTCCAAGCACAACAAAACTTGAAGATGTCTATGCCTAAACGAAACCTTAATCCTGAAGCACCACCTTTTCAACTTCACATCCCACCCTTCAATAATTTGTCCCAAACGCGCCATGGACAAACTTTTACTTATCACCCAATACCCCAAAACAATTACTCTGTCAATTACCATGCATCGAATATGCAAGAACTCGGTGGTGGCTATTGGAATCAACCAATTAGCGTTTACAACATTCATATGCAATGTGGTGTTGGACTTGAATCTACGTTTTTCTTAGGGCCTCAATATTATTATGGTCCTCAAGCTCCAATGATCATGGCTGATGATCAAAGCCTTCCAGCCAGAATATCGAATTTGAGGAAGAATATTATACAACAAATAGAGTACTATTTTAGCAACGAAAATTTGACAAAGGACCGCTACCTAATTTCGTTGATGGATGACAAGGGATGGGTGCCAATATCAGCAGTTGCCGACTTCAAAAGGCTTAAGAGAATGTGCAGTGACATACCCTTTATTCTTGAGTCGTTGCTTGGTTCAACTAGCGTAGAAGTGCAAGGTAATAAGATACGACGGCGTAATGAGTGGTCGAAGTGGATTCCAGCCTCCGCAAACTCTGTGTCAACGTATTCTTTGGTTGCATAATCGTTGATTAGTTTTGTCACTCACAATAAGGTTTTACGAATTAATACTTCAGGGTCTAGGGTTTGAACTTAACCAGTTGAGTGGAACGACATGATGATATTAGGGTTTCGGCTCAATATGGGTTTTTGCCATTAGGCTCtatgtattttgttttatgacCAGAATAAAATAAGACTTAAAAAGGCTACAAATTTGCTGTGTTTCATCATCTACAAATTTACTGTATTTAATACaagtactatatatatatatatatatatatatatatatatatatatagattcaATTGCACAAATCTACTACAGTTTACAAACATTAAGCACCGTATTTAACTGAAAAATAGGCATGAACGAATGTGAACATAAACAACAATTTTTTTAGTGTAATGCGATCCACACCCATTTTTTCTTCTTACCCACCCCATTCAATTTTCGGCTGTCAGATTAAATTAATTGAAGAATATAtagcaaaaaattaacaagagtgtgagaagtaaaaatagataTATGAATAACACTATGATTTTTTAATGATCCGTTAGATATTTTGTCTAGGTTTCCAATTATATATTAAAATGTCAAAGAAATTCAAATTAGTACGAATTAATAAAAGTGACCAACATGAACATGAAACATCTATTACATTTTGATCTCTCACCAAAGTAATGTCATTGACAATTCTCCTTTTGAGCCAAAAAGAATCCAGGATATATTTGTCATTCAGTTATTTAGAGAGTTTATAAAGTTCAAATGACCGTTAATCGTTACCTTGCCATATACAGCGGGAGCTCAAGGGAGGAGGTTTCATCTGACTTATTCTCCACAAATTCATCACTCACTCACTTCccaattctcaatttttttgagTTCATCGTTCGGCACTCATTTCTCAATTCTTTCCCTCTGACTCCACAATTTGAAACAATTTAGCAAAATCCAAGTTAACAAGTTTCATCCAGCAAATCAAGTCCTCCAAAAAGCTACCTAATTAGAAATTAACCAGTTCAATCGTATTCTTCCTAACTATCAAACGGATGTCGCATTATACTTCCGAGTAATTGTGAATAAAAgtgatgtaaaaaaaaaaatcccgatGGATTCCAGACGCTTTTGTTGTAGGGTTACCGTTTGATGTGTTATGCTTGTTACGCTGCGTAAAAAGACATGACAAGGGCTTGGTGGATTGCCGCACTCATGTTTGCCTTTGGATTTTCTTTGGCCGTAGCCCAAGATTATGGCGATGATCAGCAACAGCAACCTGCTGCACCACCCCCATCACAAGAAGATTGTGACGGGATTTACCTAAGCTATAACTTCCTTTCCCGGCGAAGAATCTACCCTTTCCTCAAGAATGCTGAGAAACAAGCATGGGCCTTCAATGCGACTGCAACCATAGTCAACACGGGCACGTACGAACTCAAAGGCTGGAAGATGTACGTTGGGTTTCAACACAAAGAGATTCTAGTTGGTGCAGGTGGTGCCGTTTTGATGGACGGTGATGATTTCCCGGCTGATGTTGGAAATGGGACTACCCTCTCTGGAGCAGGACAGGCAGATTTGAAAACCGCCATTGGCACTGGTGGAGATTACACCAAAATTCAAGCCAACATTCAAATCAGTGGCACTATGTTTGGTGTCAAGCCCCCAGGGAACCCAATGCCTAAAACAATTCGACTTGTTAACGATGGATACAAGTGCCCTGCACCAACCAATCGTAGTAAGTACTACTCATTCATCCCGCTGATTCTTACCTGAATGTGTCATCCAGATTTACAGTCTAGCAACAGAATTTCTCGTCATTCATTTATATACTCTTGCGATTCTAATTTGTGAGTTCTTTTCTCGTCTTGATTTGGTGATGGCCATACAGAGACGACAATGTACGTTTGTTGCGTTAGGAATCCTAAATATAAGTCCATTGTTACGAAAACCAAGTTCTTGCCTCGACAAAAGGGTGATCTCACAATTGCATATGATGTCATTCAAGCCTATGAGAATAATTATCTTGCTCAGGTGACAATGGAGAACAAGAGCCCTTTGGGACGTTTGGACCATTGGAACTTAACTTGGGAATGGATGAGAGGGGAATTTATATATTCCATGAAAGGTGCTTATCCGCGTTCGATTGACTATTTAAATTGCATATATGGTGCTGCCGGACAATACTATCAACAGATGGATTTCTCCAAGGTCTTGAATTGCAAAAAAAATCCAGTCATCGGAGACCTACCTCGTGAGAAAGCAAACGATACTCAAGTTGGGAAAATACCTAATTGCTGCAGAAATGGTAGTATTTTGCCTGCTATAATGGATCAAAGCAAAACCAAGGCTGCTTTTCAAATGCAGGTGTTCAAAGTACCTCCTGATTTGAATCGAACGGCTCTGTATCCTCCTGAAAAATTCAAAGTGGAGGGGGTGCTTAATCCGGAATACAAATGTAGGCAGCCTATTAGGGTGGACCCTGCTCAGTTTCCAGACCCAAGTGGGATTCAGTCTACAAGCTTAGCTATTGCAAGCTGGCAAATAATTTGCAACATCACAAGGGCCAAAACTAGGAAACCCAAGTGTTGTGTTTCATTCTCTGCTTATTACAATGAGTCTGTGATACCCTGCAGAACATGTGCTTGTGGTTGTACCGACACGAAAAAATGCAACCCGAAAGCCCCTGCAATTCTTCTCCCTCCGGAAACTCTTCTCGTCCCATTCGAAAATAGGACGAAGAAGGCCATAGCTTGGGCAAGCATAAAGCACCATCACGTGCCCAAGCCACTGCCTTGTGGGAACAATTGTCCAGTTAGTGTAAATTGGCATGTCTTATCAGATTACAAGGATGGATGGACAGCTAGAATGACACTATTCAATTGGGCTAACATGAATTTTGAAGATTGGTTTGCTGCAGTGCAACTCAAGAAAGCTTCTCCCGGTTACGAAAATGCATATTCTTTCAATGGGACCAAACTTCCGATGTTGGAGGACATCATCTTCCTCCAAGGCTTAAGGGGCTTGACTTTTTTGGTGGCGGAGACAAATGGATCGAGCCCGAAAGCTCCTAGGGTGCCTGGAAAGCAACAGTCTGTTATTTCTTTTAAGAAGAAGCGGACACCAGACATAGAAGTAGCTAAACGTGATGGGTTTCCTTCAAGAGTGTTTTTcaatggggaagaatgttcacttCCCACTCAACTTCCAGTATCACATGGAAATTCGCATCATGGAAATTTGGTAGTTGTGATATTCCTTTCAATTTTGACTTTTCTTATGTGATGAATTAACTTCGGTTTTGCATTATCATGTTCTTCCTACATTTATCATGCCCTAGCTAGGATACAATTGATTTAGTTAGGGCAGAAGCCTAGAGTACTACCTTGTATATTACAaatttctttcaaatgtttttgTAGTAGTAGtactagaagaaaaaaaggtcCAGTTATGAAATACTCTTCTTCAATTCCTTTGCTATACTGGACTTGGactgtgtaacatcccacatcgtttagggtagtggatcatgtaagccttatatgtatattctgatctcttcctagcacgaggctttttgggagctcactggctttgggttccatcggaactccgaagttaagcgagttcgcgcgagagcaatcccatgatgagtgatccactgggaagttctcgtgtgattgtgacatcccacatcatccaggggagtggatcctgtaagccttatatgtatattcccacctCTTCCTAGCACGaagccttttaggagctcactggcttcgggtttcatcaaaactccgaagttaaatggatcttgtaagccttatatgtatattcccatatctttctagcacgaggccttttgggagctcactggcttcagtcccatgatgggtgacctactgggaagttctcatctgagtttctagaaacaaaaccgtgagggcatggttgaggtccaaagtggacaatatcgtgttacggtggagtcgaACCCGAAATGTGATGGGAACCTGGACCAAGATGTGACAAACTGTCTACCGAATAATCTCAATACATATAACGCAAaatgattctacatgttgaagTTGGAGTGAAATTAGATGTTGCACGTCTTACCATACTGACCATTTTGTCTTAATTTCTCATTAATGAACAAAAATGTAGTTACTAATTGATGCCTCGTATCTCTTGAAAAAGGGCTTTGTACCACATTTCATCATGAAAAATGATTTTCTCACTGAAATTGTCACTTCATGCGTTCCTTTCGTTTCCTTTTAGCTTTTCGATTGAATCCAAGGAACATATatagattattgtttttcaatttcttcctccatcttcaaaaataaaacaccatataattaaataatatgtgTTTTCTTGTAAGAGGGAGCATACACAGACATAGGTAAAAGAGATGGGTTTCCTTCAAGGGTCTTTTTCAATTGGAGAATTTTCTCTTCAACTATAATCTTATAAATTTCTATCAATTtttgtagtagtagtagtaatagaaaaaaatatagttATACTGGACTTGGGATATGTCTCTCGAAATCTCAATATATATCCGTATGGTACAAAATGATTCCACAATTCGAGGTTGGAATGCAATCGGGTATTTTCACGTCTCACCGTAATATCCTGCTTTTCTAGCTTCTAATTAATAAATGAAAAGGTTGTTCCAAGATTCTTTTTCTAATTTATGCCTCTTACTTCCTATTTCTAATGTTCTTAATCTAAGTATCTAAATAGGAAAGgaaataaacaaataacaaaatattaaaaattgtactttaaataataaaatccaaattaaaCATGTTAAACAACATAATTTGCCCGAATCTATAACACCAAGTCTTGTAAATATCGTCGTCCGCTTTGAATCCATATATTATAGGCCCAAATCAAAGTTGCGTTAGTCCAGACATCACTAAAAGTCCAAAACATCAACTTTCGAAATATGGAAGCAACAAACAATCTCTTAACCCTTGAATTGTCAAATTTCCAAttactttttagagtaaactgtcatttaaccccctgaactatcacgtgagtttcaatttcccccctgaactatttttttagccaattgacCCCCTAAACTATGTTAAAGTGGCCAATTAACCCCCTACCGTTAAGTATCTTTAACTCCATCCAATTTTCTGTTAAAAAGTGTCATGTGCTTGGCACATGACcacctttttacattttatgtctaaatctttacaaagaaaacatataaaacaaatattaaaaaaaaaaaaacttacaaaccctaaacttaatcatttaaaataatagaaaaggtaaggctttttatattaacatcccacaaaatgttgaatgcaccccatattaaaatttaatattaaatgacttatttactccactatgcaatgacaattttgaccttattaggttttaaaaaaaaaaattataaatacaccccaaatcacttttagcgtattatttatcttctcaactatcaaaaccctctcatcctccattgttgaacaaaatcctaaccaatgaaactacaaacatgttgattgagaataattgtttttgacgaatgaaacacgaaatcgatgtttctgaagcttcacatgaggtaagacttcacatttttcattgttttagtgatttcgatgacatcgataattatttaatcttgcgtttgctgcattatttttcaatatgaaccctaaaagatgaatatgaatatgaatatataagtttaaataatgcagctaacgcaagattaaataattatcgatgtcatcgaaatcactaaaacaatgaaaaatgtgaagtcttacctcatgtgaagcttcaaaaacatcgatttcgtgtttcattcgtcaaaaacaatttttctcaatcaacatgtttgtaatttcattggttagggttttgttcaacaatggaggatgagagggttttgatagttgagaagataaataatacgctaaaagtgatttggggtgtatttataatttttttttaaatctaataaggtcaaaattgtcattacataaataagtcatttaatattaaattttaatatggggtgcattcaacattttatggggtgttaatataaaaagccttaccttttctattattttgaatgatttagtttagggtttgtatgtttttttttttaatatttgttttatatgttttctttgtaaagatTTAGACATAAAATGTTAAAAGGTGGTCATGTGCCAAGCACATGACACTTTCTAACAGAAAATTGGATGGAGTTAAAGATACTTAACGGTAGGGGGTTAATTGGCCACTTTAACATAGTTTAGGGGGTCAATTGGCTGAAAAaatagttcaggggggaaattgaaactcacgtgatagttcagggggttAAATGACAGTTTACTCTTACTTTTTATTATTAAACGTAGGTTCCTCCTTTTAATTTTACTATATGTAAAATAACGCGATTCTTGTCTTACATCAATGGGCTTGGCTTCCAAATCTCGATCCAACCCATTTGCTGTCATATGTTCTGGCCCAAACTGTTTTCCACGTTatgacaaacaaacaaaaatgaaaaacgaTGGCCGACAACCGTCCTCCAAACTCATTGTTACAAACTCCTCCATTGTTGTCTCCATCAATTAAAAAATACAACCAGACAAAATCACACCacatttttgttcttgtttAAATCATATCAACCTTGCATATACAACATCGTCACAACGtgaaacaaagtttttcaatcaacataaaacatatctTTCATTGATCCAAATCAAATCAGACATTCCCTAATTTCCTTAATCATGGAAGCAGGCTCTCGAAAATGCTTGAAAATCTTTGCTGCTGTCACTGGCATTTTCTTTATCATCACCTTAGTTGTTCTAGTCGTTCTATTCGTCACAATTTTAAAACCCAAAGATCCTTCGGTTTTCACCGAGCCGGTAAGCCTAGAGGGATTTGAGTTTGTAGGTTTCCCAGTTATAAAGTTAAATATATCGATAAGAATATTGGTCACGGTGAAAAATCCAAATTATGGAGGCTTCAAGTATGAGAATAGTACAGCTCATATCAGCTACCATGGGAATGTTGTCGCCGAAGCTCCGATCAAGGACGACACAGTTCCGGCTCGTTCGACTCACAACATGACcactgttttgagtattttggcTGACAAATTGGTAACTGATTCGCATTTCTTGGGTGAATTGGTCGTTGGGGTGCTGAATTTTACTTCAGAAACTACCCTGCACGGCAAGGTGAACTTGTGGAAGATCTTTAAGATGAAGGCAACCAGTTATACCGATTGCAACATTTCTATCACCATTGGAACCCAGAGTGCCGACTCCGTTTGCAAATCTAGGGTAAAGCTCAATAAGTAATGTTCTCTTGTTAGATAGTTTAGACTGTTAACAGATTGTTAATTTATATTCACTAAACGAGAATATTATCGAGATTATATAAATGATTAATTTGTAGTTTGAGTACTACCATtgattcatttatttatttttctcttggTCTGAAAATTATTCTGTTTGTGGACTAGCTGATGATTTGTTAATATGGAAATAAAGGAAGTTGTTGAATTGctttaaattttctttattaGATGAACTCATAATATAGAAGTATTGGTGTAAATTTATTTTAGGTACTTATGAGCAAGAtttaggatttggatttatgTATGAGGTTTTACTGCAAAAGTACTTCATTAAAGTTACATGATATTTGaaatagggaattgttattaatattcaaaaaatcttattctatacttcaaattttctatattaggaaagaaaaatacatttatgaggagtgtagaataagatttttgaagtgccaataacacttcccttgaAATATGGATTATACTTTATTCCTTGATAATTCTTTCGACGCATCAAAGTTGCAATGTTCCTTGTATGAAAGCTTAGTCTAGATGTATGATGAAGATGTTTCAAGAACAAGCAAATATCAAATATCCATGTGggagaaatcaatttagttccCTATCAGCTGTAGAGGTAATCCCTAATTTTCCTTCCACCTTCCtctttctttcacatttttctcctagtgcgctctctctctctctctctctctctctctctctctccctccctcctcttCTTAACCCGTTCAAAACAaaagaactttaacaaaaagtttcTGGTAcagttcactttaacgaaaaaccacatttttacactaaaaagtcaatcatggtactattcactttaccatttattttgtccttatcgttaaaactcaaagttttcaaactcttttcattagctTTCCTTAAAATGAAATTACTattctaaacaaaaaaaaacaaaaaatctctTACAATGAGTGTCtggccttttttttcttttataaaaagaGAGATAACCGGTGGCTATTCATTATTTCCTGACCTGGAGAGGTTATAGGGAATTTCACTTTGTCTATGAACACAATCAAACAGATTCACCAACTCGGAACAACAAACCCGAGTGTGTGGCCTTTGACAGTATATTTTGCTATAATATTTTTGTAGCAAATAATGCATCTTTTGAGcataaaaaacataataaaataatgcacTATAGTCTTGTAATCCCAGCCCAACTCatcaaaaggaaaataaaagaatattcgCAATTATATGCAACGGTTCAGAGCCcacaaaataatttatttttttattcactttcattacaatttattttctttttccttgttATATGAATCAATAACAATCTAATTAAAATATATCCTTGGTCAATAACTTTTTGTTGTCATTTTTATGACTCCAACTAGctcaattttattaatttttatacaAGCAATAACGTATATTTATCCAAATTATGAGGGGAGAGAGTTGAATTTAGATTTGAGAGATGCACACTTTTTTAACTAATTTGACTAAGCGCAAGGCTATAAAAAAATAGTCTTTTAAGAAGTCCCTTGTTGAAAGTGTTGAGTATATTTTGGCTTCTATAATCAGCTACCATGTTCTCTAGGGTTAGTCTTTTCCTTGATTTAAGATAGATGATTGATTGGTGAAAATTGTTGTTGTaaggcttagactagactactTTCTTTTCCTTGATTTAAGGGAGATGATTGATTGATGAAAGTTGTTGTTGTAAGGCTTAGACTAGGGTAGTTAGCTTTGcttttttctttgtctttgtcagctgcttgcagcagccatttcacctttctttcttctttctttctttcttcactCCTTCCTCATATATACCTGAACCATTATACATTAAACTCATGAAATACATTACAAATTCAAGCCATAATTTCTATATCCCTTCCCTCTAAATTTTTCTTTCATCCTACCAAACAGTGGAACAAATTCTCCACTTTGCCATCTTTGGATCTTCCAGTTTAATTcattcttttcccttttttttaatccaCCTTACCACATAAAAGAACAATACCTTTGAGCTAATTGGAGTCATAAATCTGAACAAGGACATATTCAATTATGGCTTGCGAGGAAAATTCACTTGTGTTTCAAACgagaaaagcaaaaattcaaggTTAGGGTATTTGGAGGACACGGACAAAGGGCGGTTTCCAAAACTGTGCCCTAAAACTAAAGGCACTAAATACTTGAAGGGGTATATGGGTACCGAAAGACTGTACAGCTTAACGACTCACCCTATGTATCAATTCAAATTTGCTTTCATCAATTGAAGCaacaaagatgaaaaagagaaaaatttgcattagtatatatatatgtgccgCATTATGTACAACCAATATCAATATTAATGTTGCTATATATACATTGGAAGTTAGAGTAGACAATTGATGTTGTCTAGCTTGTAAATAATTATTATCGAAAAAACTGTTTTGGGCGATTAAAGTTTGGGGCAGTGTGAAGTGGGAAACGACTACAGACTGAGAAGAGAGTAAGAACACAACGAAATCTGTTGCAAATTTCGCAAAGAAGATCAAATGTACAAACCTGTACGCAAATCCAATGCACGTATTATGAATTGTCCAGCAAACATGTTCAAAGGAAAAATTATGCGAGATCCCGAATTTTTTAGTATTACTTTCACAAGGATAagcttttttcttatttactaagtTAGAGACTTGTTATGCTATGCATATTCACACCTCATTATtactaaggaaaactaataaaaaatgtttgaaaactttgagttttaacgataaaaccaaaataaagggtaaaataaatagtagtaggattgactttttagtgtaaaaatgtgatttttagttaaagtgaacagtaccagaagtttttcgttaaagttcctttactACTATTATGACCAAGCTATATGGCCAACTATTTGACGAAGTGTCCGATCAATAGCTATGCAAACCAATTAGCCTCCATGCAGTAACTTGAAATGGCCACGTAGTTGATAGGTGTAATTTTTTGT carries:
- the LOC103446684 gene encoding COBRA-like protein 10, giving the protein MTRAWWIAALMFAFGFSLAVAQDYGDDQQQQPAAPPPSQEDCDGIYLSYNFLSRRRIYPFLKNAEKQAWAFNATATIVNTGTYELKGWKMYVGFQHKEILVGAGGAVLMDGDDFPADVGNGTTLSGAGQADLKTAIGTGGDYTKIQANIQISGTMFGVKPPGNPMPKTIRLVNDGYKCPAPTNRKTTMYVCCVRNPKYKSIVTKTKFLPRQKGDLTIAYDVIQAYENNYLAQVTMENKSPLGRLDHWNLTWEWMRGEFIYSMKGAYPRSIDYLNCIYGAAGQYYQQMDFSKVLNCKKNPVIGDLPREKANDTQVGKIPNCCRNGSILPAIMDQSKTKAAFQMQVFKVPPDLNRTALYPPEKFKVEGVLNPEYKCRQPIRVDPAQFPDPSGIQSTSLAIASWQIICNITRAKTRKPKCCVSFSAYYNESVIPCRTCACGCTDTKKCNPKAPAILLPPETLLVPFENRTKKAIAWASIKHHHVPKPLPCGNNCPVSVNWHVLSDYKDGWTARMTLFNWANMNFEDWFAAVQLKKASPGYENAYSFNGTKLPMLEDIIFLQGLRGLTFLVAETNGSSPKAPRVPGKQQSVISFKKKRTPDIEVAKRDGFPSRVFFNGEECSLPTQLPVSHGNSHHGNLVVVIFLSILTFLM
- the LOC114827488 gene encoding late embryogenesis abundant protein At1g64065-like, whose translation is MEAGSRKCLKIFAAVTGIFFIITLVVLVVLFVTILKPKDPSVFTEPVSLEGFEFVGFPVIKLNISIRILVTVKNPNYGGFKYENSTAHISYHGNVVAEAPIKDDTVPARSTHNMTTVLSILADKLVTDSHFLGELVVGVLNFTSETTLHGKVNLWKIFKMKATSYTDCNISITIGTQSADSVCKSRVKLNK